A part of Jiangella alba genomic DNA contains:
- a CDS encoding HIT family protein, which produces MPIQVPIDDPCAFCEYLAGRRPYTIIGRDALTAVLVTREQRGRGHVLVIPVDHHETIIDVPTHVAEALMRSVQRWAAAVARAHSAEGVAVWQNNGVPAHQSVPHVHFHVAATLAEGGTHWDGVPTLSIRETDAIAAALLAKLDARP; this is translated from the coding sequence ATGCCGATCCAGGTCCCGATCGACGACCCGTGCGCGTTCTGCGAGTACCTGGCTGGTCGAAGGCCCTACACCATCATCGGCAGAGACGCTCTGACCGCGGTGCTGGTGACGCGTGAACAGCGAGGGCGTGGCCACGTGCTGGTCATCCCGGTCGACCACCACGAAACGATCATCGACGTTCCGACGCACGTGGCCGAAGCGCTCATGCGGAGCGTGCAACGGTGGGCGGCCGCGGTCGCTCGTGCGCACAGCGCCGAGGGCGTGGCCGTGTGGCAGAACAACGGGGTTCCAGCACATCAGTCAGTGCCGCATGTCCACTTTCACGTGGCGGCGACCCTTGCTGAAGGCGGAACACACTGGGACGGCGTGCCGACATTGTCGATCCGGGAGACCGACGCCATCGCTGCGGCGTTGCTCGCGAAGCTGGACGCGCGCCCCTGA
- a CDS encoding VOC family protein yields MACRMSELIVKCRDPQGLAAFWCEVLDYVVLDTEDGVEIGPREGFGGLQPTMIFSASSDPELGPLRLHFDVNPTDRDQDAELERLLALGARPADVGQTGEESWHVLADPEGNEFCLLRTRLS; encoded by the coding sequence ATGGCGTGCCGCATGTCGGAACTCATCGTCAAGTGCCGAGACCCGCAGGGGCTGGCGGCGTTCTGGTGCGAGGTGCTCGACTACGTCGTCCTCGACACCGAGGACGGGGTGGAGATCGGGCCGCGGGAGGGGTTCGGCGGGTTGCAGCCGACCATGATCTTCAGCGCGAGCTCCGATCCCGAGCTGGGTCCGCTGCGGCTGCACTTCGACGTCAACCCCACGGACCGCGACCAGGACGCGGAGCTGGAGCGGCTGCTGGCCCTCGGGGCACGCCCGGCCGACGTCGGGCAGACGGGAGAGGAGTCGTGGCATGTGCTGGCCGATCCGGAGGGCAACGAGTTCTGCCTGCTCCGCACCCGGCTGAGCTGA
- a CDS encoding nucleotidyltransferase domain-containing protein encodes MQETDPRLRHWRTRLAARAEEAATAVGAIPGVAGVVLGGSFGRGEHWPLSDLDLIVVGAGRPVAELAAEVDQCAYQLSEMWGTSGIYTAVDAGRLTFDAGELGEDPAGRMDDHRWLHGLDKVYGGRPARDDDGVASALLELSARRRFDEAVVGRRVEAWLATARRSLADAERRADDDATAAWIAVRQAATAIAEVATERWGERAGSLGRYWTLFEARAHRHGDPAFADRLLTAAHAHPTPPVDVPEWLADRIALSYEARQLVGEDVTPEQNARDNQLAYAGLYHRRFPRSAYTWMRPPPDAGVRAAVGALRTLARL; translated from the coding sequence GTGCAGGAGACCGATCCGCGGCTGCGGCACTGGCGCACCCGCCTGGCGGCCCGCGCGGAGGAGGCGGCGACGGCGGTGGGTGCGATCCCGGGAGTGGCCGGGGTGGTGCTCGGCGGCAGCTTCGGGCGCGGCGAGCACTGGCCGCTCAGCGATCTCGACCTCATCGTCGTCGGCGCCGGCCGGCCGGTCGCGGAGCTGGCCGCCGAGGTCGACCAGTGCGCGTACCAGCTGAGCGAGATGTGGGGGACCAGCGGCATCTACACGGCCGTCGACGCGGGGCGGCTGACGTTCGACGCGGGCGAGCTGGGGGAAGATCCGGCGGGGCGCATGGACGATCACCGCTGGCTGCACGGCCTCGACAAGGTCTACGGCGGCCGCCCGGCCCGCGACGACGACGGCGTCGCGTCGGCGCTGCTGGAGCTGTCGGCCCGCCGGCGCTTCGACGAGGCCGTCGTCGGCCGCCGGGTGGAGGCGTGGCTCGCGACGGCGCGACGGTCGCTCGCCGACGCCGAGCGGCGGGCGGACGACGACGCCACCGCCGCCTGGATCGCCGTCCGGCAGGCCGCGACCGCGATCGCCGAGGTCGCGACCGAACGCTGGGGCGAGCGGGCCGGCTCGCTCGGGCGGTACTGGACGCTCTTCGAGGCCCGCGCCCACCGCCACGGCGACCCCGCGTTCGCCGACCGGCTGCTCACCGCGGCGCACGCGCATCCCACACCACCCGTGGACGTCCCGGAATGGCTGGCCGACCGCATCGCCCTCTCCTATGAGGCCCGGCAGCTCGTCGGCGAGGACGTCACCCCCGAACAGAACGCGCGCGACAACCAGCTCGCCTACGCCGGCCTCTACCATCGCCGCTTCCCGCGCTCGGCGTACACCTGGATGCGCCCACCACCGGACGCGGGCGTCCGCGCCGCCGTCGGCGCCCTGCGGACCCTGGCCCGATTGTGA
- a CDS encoding VOC family protein, with amino-acid sequence MATVTPYLCAKDTAAALEFYAAAFGAVETSRWTDPAAGTVGHAEFTVQGARVMIADEWPDGGVYAPTPGRSSVSLVLEVDDVDGLFERAVAAGATVDRPVTDSPHGRGGWLFDPYGHRWHLTAPSPPDVSKSELQRAVGDDYVIS; translated from the coding sequence ATGGCCACCGTCACCCCGTATCTCTGTGCCAAGGACACCGCGGCCGCGCTCGAGTTCTACGCGGCGGCGTTCGGCGCGGTCGAGACCAGCCGCTGGACCGACCCCGCCGCGGGCACCGTCGGGCACGCCGAGTTCACCGTGCAGGGCGCCCGCGTCATGATCGCCGACGAGTGGCCCGACGGCGGCGTGTACGCGCCCACGCCGGGGCGTTCGTCCGTGTCGCTCGTGCTCGAGGTCGACGACGTCGACGGCCTGTTCGAGCGCGCGGTCGCGGCCGGTGCCACCGTCGACCGTCCGGTCACCGACTCGCCGCACGGCCGCGGCGGCTGGCTGTTCGACCCGTACGGGCACCGCTGGCACCTCACCGCGCCGTCGCCGCCGGACGTGTCGAAGTCCGAGCTGCAGCGCGCCGTCGGCGACGACTACGTGATCAGCTAG
- a CDS encoding PucR family transcriptional regulator: MAVGGAGDDPLQVARAQREIVDVLRPRLRSRILVGSKDATILLVLPDLPGLGDMLSRAARRPGMAAGTVIGLGEPRDRLGEAAASCREAVAALEAGRRAGLDRVVVPFDQVIADVMLIDNPLDARRLAARALQPLAGQGQLVDTVRAYLATGLSVRRTAERLEVHENTVSYRLRRVSSLLDLAGPEQLIRADLLLALRAVDLGLYAAP, from the coding sequence GTGGCGGTGGGTGGGGCGGGCGACGATCCGTTGCAGGTGGCGCGGGCGCAGCGGGAGATCGTCGACGTGCTGCGGCCGCGGCTGCGGTCGCGGATCCTGGTCGGCTCGAAGGACGCGACGATCCTGCTGGTGCTGCCGGACCTGCCGGGGCTCGGCGACATGCTGTCGCGGGCAGCGCGGCGACCGGGCATGGCGGCGGGGACGGTCATCGGGCTGGGCGAGCCGCGGGACCGGCTGGGTGAGGCGGCCGCGTCCTGCCGTGAGGCCGTGGCGGCGCTGGAGGCCGGCCGGCGGGCCGGGCTGGACCGCGTCGTCGTCCCGTTCGACCAGGTCATCGCGGACGTCATGCTGATCGACAACCCGCTGGACGCGCGCCGGCTGGCGGCCCGGGCGTTGCAGCCGCTGGCCGGGCAGGGGCAGCTCGTCGACACCGTCCGGGCGTATCTGGCGACCGGGCTGTCGGTGCGGCGGACGGCCGAGCGACTGGAGGTGCACGAGAACACCGTCTCGTACCGGCTGCGCCGGGTGTCGTCGCTGCTGGACCTGGCCGGTCCGGAGCAGCTGATCCGGGCCGACCTGCTGCTCGCGCTGCGCGCCGTCGACCTCGGATTGTACGCGGCGCCGTGA
- a CDS encoding purine-cytosine permease family protein, with amino-acid sequence MSTERDTTAVQSTVAADMEDHALEPVPADRRKPLIQLIVVQMGWNISVSSFLVGGVVGGGTSFTEGLLAILLGNVLLAVVASLVGMVGFRTGLTSYLTSRAVFGTHGAVVVSLFLGVVAMGFIGVLMDTWGLAVNQLIPEIPKWAFIVAFSGAILTTAIFGFKGLQRYSAIAVPVQVAIALFALVRIGDLDGGFSDVVNYTPAAPIGFSVAIGAVIATWVTGAALVGDVQRYAVRARDVVISSFCGFAVGAAVFELIATVSAMKVGNSNFVVVMQGLGLLAPAAVMLFLALWNTADNNIYSASLAFTNASNTLGLKVAKPVWTVFAVLIALLIAFVGLAAEFQRFLGVISVVVPPFAGVLIAYFWVVVRRWDATELLRTAPSVRWEALGCWVAGALIARYTDLIIADAIEGLIAGFVLYAVVGTAVSRWRDPSPAAEVRS; translated from the coding sequence GTGAGCACCGAGCGTGACACCACAGCCGTCCAGAGCACCGTGGCCGCGGACATGGAGGACCATGCCCTCGAGCCGGTCCCCGCCGACCGGCGCAAACCGCTGATCCAGCTGATCGTCGTCCAGATGGGCTGGAACATCAGCGTCAGCAGCTTCCTCGTCGGCGGCGTGGTCGGCGGCGGCACCTCGTTCACCGAGGGCCTGCTGGCGATCCTGCTCGGCAACGTGCTGCTCGCGGTGGTCGCCAGCCTGGTCGGCATGGTCGGCTTCCGCACCGGCCTGACCAGCTACCTCACGTCGCGTGCGGTGTTCGGAACGCATGGCGCGGTGGTGGTGTCGCTGTTCCTCGGCGTCGTGGCGATGGGCTTCATCGGCGTGCTGATGGACACCTGGGGGCTGGCGGTGAACCAGCTGATCCCGGAGATCCCGAAGTGGGCGTTCATCGTGGCGTTCAGCGGGGCGATCCTCACCACGGCGATCTTCGGGTTCAAGGGCCTGCAGCGGTACTCGGCGATCGCCGTGCCCGTGCAGGTGGCGATCGCGCTGTTCGCGCTGGTCCGCATCGGCGATCTCGACGGCGGGTTCAGCGACGTCGTCAACTACACGCCGGCCGCGCCGATCGGCTTCTCGGTGGCCATCGGCGCCGTCATCGCGACGTGGGTCACCGGCGCCGCGCTGGTCGGCGACGTGCAGCGCTACGCCGTCCGCGCCCGCGACGTCGTCATCTCCAGCTTCTGCGGTTTCGCCGTCGGCGCCGCGGTCTTCGAGCTCATCGCGACGGTCTCGGCGATGAAGGTCGGCAACAGCAACTTCGTCGTCGTCATGCAGGGCCTCGGGCTGCTCGCGCCGGCCGCGGTCATGCTCTTCCTCGCGCTGTGGAACACCGCGGACAACAACATCTACTCGGCGTCGCTGGCGTTCACGAACGCGTCGAACACACTCGGCCTCAAGGTCGCGAAGCCGGTGTGGACGGTGTTCGCGGTGCTGATCGCGCTGCTCATCGCGTTCGTCGGGCTGGCGGCGGAGTTCCAGCGCTTCCTCGGCGTCATCTCGGTGGTGGTGCCGCCGTTCGCCGGCGTGCTGATCGCGTACTTCTGGGTCGTGGTCCGGCGCTGGGACGCGACCGAGCTGCTGCGCACCGCCCCGTCGGTGCGGTGGGAGGCGCTGGGCTGCTGGGTGGCCGGCGCACTGATCGCCCGGTACACCGACCTGATCATCGCCGACGCGATCGAGGGCCTGATCGCCGGATTCGTCCTGTACGCCGTCGTCGGCACCGCGGTCAGCCGATGGCGCGACCCGTCCCCGGCCGCGGAGGTGCGCTCGTGA
- a CDS encoding LLM class flavin-dependent oxidoreductase: protein MRFGLGVPTGTEGLMYPVPYADIDQAVELAVTAERLGFESIWGNDHLTTQRYVRAEFDQAPRYYDPFGYLSYVAAVTESIRLATAVMVLPFRHPVVAAKQAATLDQLSHGRAVLGVGIGAYREELEAVEPRRKVHRGEHAEEAIPALRALLTERSASFHGTWVEFTDVESFPKPYRDRWLPILSGGNSPGSRSRAARYGDGWLPACLTPDEVRDALAGITAEAAEHGRELPDDFDVALQVAVSVAPTREEAWRRFESSQVFKHLASLSKTTLKDQGVGDLAARNLIGTPDDVAAQVRAYRDAGVTTLAGLLFAVDTVAETTDAMAGFSETIIAAETKGSR from the coding sequence GTGAGGTTCGGACTCGGCGTCCCGACCGGGACCGAGGGGCTCATGTACCCGGTCCCGTACGCGGACATCGACCAGGCGGTCGAGCTGGCGGTGACGGCGGAACGGCTCGGCTTCGAGTCGATCTGGGGCAACGACCACCTGACGACGCAGCGCTACGTCCGCGCCGAGTTCGACCAGGCGCCGCGCTACTACGACCCGTTCGGCTACCTGAGCTACGTCGCCGCCGTCACGGAGAGCATCCGGCTGGCGACGGCGGTCATGGTGCTGCCGTTCCGGCACCCCGTCGTCGCCGCGAAGCAGGCCGCCACGCTGGACCAGCTGTCGCACGGACGGGCGGTGCTCGGCGTCGGCATCGGCGCGTACCGCGAGGAGCTGGAGGCGGTCGAGCCGCGCCGCAAGGTGCACCGCGGCGAGCACGCCGAGGAGGCCATCCCGGCGCTGCGCGCGCTGCTGACCGAGCGGTCGGCGTCGTTCCACGGCACCTGGGTGGAGTTCACCGACGTCGAGAGCTTCCCGAAGCCGTACCGGGACCGGTGGCTGCCGATCCTGTCCGGCGGCAACTCGCCCGGCTCGCGCTCGCGGGCGGCGCGGTACGGCGACGGCTGGCTGCCGGCCTGCCTCACGCCCGACGAGGTCCGGGACGCCCTGGCCGGCATCACGGCCGAGGCCGCGGAGCACGGCCGCGAACTTCCCGACGACTTCGACGTCGCGCTGCAGGTCGCCGTCAGCGTCGCGCCGACCCGCGAGGAGGCCTGGCGCCGGTTCGAGTCGTCGCAGGTCTTCAAGCATCTCGCGTCGCTGTCGAAGACCACCTTGAAGGACCAGGGCGTCGGCGACCTCGCCGCCCGCAACCTCATCGGCACCCCTGACGACGTCGCCGCGCAGGTCCGCGCCTACCGCGACGCCGGGGTGACGACCTTGGCCGGCCTGCTGTTCGCCGTCGACACCGTCGCGGAGACGACCGACGCGATGGCCGGGTTCAGCGAGACGATCATCGCCGCCGAGACGAAGGGCAGCCGATGA
- a CDS encoding M24 family metallopeptidase — protein MTAGLPTKPAIDTAALARDRLARLRARLADQPYDAVVLTEPESVLYATGYRSMPGQVFRTHRMAALVTATDLWLVAPAADVPAGATVLPVDRISPFGRFYVESGTPDPVTEVADRHDGLASALAAAVATLPSSARLAVETRDVPADVLAACGDVVEDGAGLLFAVRSRKLPAEVELLAYAAQLAEAGIDAALAAAGPGTTEAELAAVVAGTMVAGGGDPRFVVALTGERSALADAVPSGRAWKPGEIARFDVGCVVDGYWSDIGRTAVLGEPSARQRDVYAAVKAGEDEQLAAARPGLPASTLFGIGLDAVARGVPRYRRQHCGHGIGLSIYEPPIVAPGVGTELAEGMTFCFETPYYELGWGGMMVEDAVVVTSGGVERLTRSGRDLSVVAA, from the coding sequence ATGACGGCCGGCCTCCCCACCAAGCCCGCGATCGACACCGCCGCCCTCGCCCGGGACCGCCTGGCCCGGCTGCGTGCGCGGCTCGCGGACCAGCCCTACGACGCGGTCGTGCTGACCGAGCCGGAGAGCGTCCTGTACGCGACCGGCTACCGCAGCATGCCCGGTCAGGTGTTCCGCACCCATCGGATGGCGGCGCTGGTGACCGCCACCGACCTCTGGCTGGTGGCGCCGGCGGCAGACGTGCCCGCCGGCGCCACCGTCCTGCCCGTCGACCGGATCTCGCCGTTCGGCCGGTTCTACGTCGAGTCCGGCACGCCCGACCCGGTCACCGAGGTCGCCGACCGGCACGACGGGCTGGCCTCGGCGCTGGCCGCCGCGGTCGCGACGCTGCCGTCGTCGGCGCGGCTGGCGGTCGAGACCCGCGACGTGCCCGCCGACGTGCTCGCGGCCTGCGGCGACGTGGTCGAGGACGGCGCCGGCCTGCTGTTCGCCGTCCGGTCGCGCAAGCTCCCCGCCGAGGTGGAGCTGCTGGCCTACGCCGCCCAGCTGGCCGAGGCCGGCATCGACGCCGCGCTGGCCGCGGCCGGGCCGGGTACCACGGAGGCCGAGCTGGCCGCCGTCGTCGCCGGGACCATGGTGGCCGGCGGCGGCGACCCGCGCTTCGTCGTCGCGCTCACCGGCGAGCGGTCCGCCCTCGCCGACGCCGTCCCGTCCGGACGCGCCTGGAAGCCGGGCGAGATCGCCCGGTTCGACGTCGGCTGCGTCGTCGACGGCTACTGGTCCGACATCGGCCGCACCGCCGTGCTCGGCGAGCCGTCGGCCCGGCAGCGCGACGTGTACGCCGCGGTGAAGGCCGGAGAGGACGAGCAGCTGGCGGCCGCGCGGCCGGGACTGCCCGCGTCGACGCTGTTCGGGATCGGCCTCGACGCGGTCGCGCGCGGCGTCCCCCGGTACCGTCGGCAGCACTGCGGGCACGGCATCGGGCTGTCGATCTACGAGCCGCCGATCGTCGCGCCCGGCGTCGGCACCGAGCTGGCCGAGGGCATGACGTTCTGTTTCGAGACGCCGTACTACGAGCTGGGATGGGGCGGGATGATGGTCGAGGACGCGGTCGTCGTGACCTCCGGCGGCGTGGAGCGGCTCACCCGGTCCGGCCGCGACCTGAGTGTGGTGGCGGCATGA
- a CDS encoding threonine synthase, with protein MTYTRTLACLRCAASYADPSLELVGRGCPACEADGVPANVLPVYDLAGLSAVPVSGGEPGLFRYRALLPLAAGTPAVSLAEGATPVVDLPAVAERLGVASVVVKDETRNPTWSYKDRLASVAVTKAVELGIDTVVVASTGNHGAAIAAYAARAGLRCVVLTVASVPSTMKTLMQAYGASVVALPEPRQRWSLMRELVEKFGWLAMSGHADPPVGSNPYGVDGYKTIAYELADQLDAPPDVVVVPAAYADGLVGVARGFADLVELGVLERSPRMVAAEPFGPHAAALASGSEVAGPVPYQPSVAFSTASPVGTFQGLSALRSTGGAAVAVPSDEVILAAQRELAASAGLYQEAASATAWPALAALDLDPSASVVVIGTSTGLKDVGATAATLPEVPVIEPAVDALLAAIGS; from the coding sequence ATGACGTACACCCGGACGCTCGCGTGCCTGCGCTGCGCGGCGAGCTACGCCGACCCGTCGCTGGAGCTGGTCGGCCGCGGCTGCCCGGCCTGCGAGGCGGACGGGGTGCCGGCCAACGTGTTGCCGGTCTACGACCTCGCCGGGCTGAGCGCCGTGCCGGTGTCCGGCGGTGAGCCCGGGCTGTTCCGGTACCGCGCGCTGCTGCCGCTGGCCGCCGGGACCCCGGCGGTCTCGCTGGCCGAGGGGGCGACCCCGGTCGTCGACCTGCCGGCCGTCGCCGAGCGCCTGGGCGTCGCGTCCGTCGTCGTCAAGGACGAGACCCGCAACCCGACGTGGTCGTACAAGGACCGGCTGGCGTCGGTCGCCGTCACGAAGGCCGTCGAGCTGGGCATCGACACCGTCGTCGTCGCGAGCACCGGCAACCATGGCGCCGCCATCGCGGCGTACGCGGCGCGGGCCGGGCTGCGCTGCGTCGTGCTGACGGTGGCCAGCGTGCCGTCGACGATGAAGACGCTGATGCAGGCGTACGGCGCGTCGGTGGTCGCGCTGCCCGAGCCGCGGCAGCGGTGGTCGCTGATGCGCGAGCTGGTCGAGAAGTTCGGCTGGCTGGCGATGTCCGGCCACGCCGACCCGCCCGTCGGGTCCAACCCGTACGGCGTCGACGGCTACAAGACCATCGCCTACGAACTGGCCGACCAGCTCGACGCGCCGCCCGACGTCGTCGTGGTGCCCGCCGCGTACGCCGACGGCCTGGTGGGCGTCGCCCGCGGCTTCGCCGACCTCGTCGAGCTGGGCGTGCTGGAGCGGTCGCCGCGCATGGTGGCGGCCGAGCCGTTCGGACCACACGCCGCCGCGCTGGCCAGCGGGTCCGAGGTCGCCGGGCCGGTGCCGTACCAGCCGTCGGTCGCGTTCTCGACGGCGTCGCCGGTCGGGACGTTCCAGGGGCTCAGCGCGCTGCGCTCGACCGGCGGCGCCGCGGTCGCGGTCCCGTCCGACGAGGTCATCCTGGCCGCCCAGCGCGAGCTGGCCGCGTCCGCCGGGCTGTACCAGGAGGCGGCGTCGGCGACGGCGTGGCCGGCCCTGGCGGCGCTGGACCTGGACCCGTCCGCGTCGGTCGTCGTCATCGGGACGTCCACCGGGCTCAAGGACGTGGGCGCGACGGCGGCCACGCTGCCCGAGGTGCCGGTCATCGAGCCGGCGGTCGACGCGCTGCTGGCCGCGATCGGGTCCTGA
- a CDS encoding LLM class flavin-dependent oxidoreductase: MRLAFSLSGHRPSRSAVAAAVAAEEAGFDEVWVTEDYVERGAFALAGAIAQATSSVQVGIGVVNPWTRHPVVLAMEFATLDELSGGRALAGLGASNERWMTGQLGIPFDRPLSRLAESVSVVRRLLAGEHVRHSGPAYTVDAALSFRPLRPDLPIVLGVKGPRALELAAESADGVLLSILAGPSYIESVRSVVGPSMRLAGYVGLSVADSGAEARDRIRPLVARFLGIHGDHLITRSAGLSASSCAEFRAGLVAGAPRVDLVTDDLLDRLVAAGTPDEVAAAFARFAAAGLDVAVVRDDPDVAPEEILQQAADAMAGGSVGS; the protein is encoded by the coding sequence ATGCGGCTGGCGTTCTCGCTCTCGGGGCACCGGCCCAGCCGGTCGGCCGTCGCCGCCGCCGTCGCCGCCGAGGAGGCCGGGTTCGACGAGGTGTGGGTCACCGAGGACTACGTCGAGCGCGGGGCGTTCGCGCTGGCCGGGGCGATCGCGCAGGCGACATCGTCGGTCCAGGTCGGTATCGGCGTGGTGAACCCGTGGACCCGCCATCCGGTCGTGCTGGCGATGGAGTTCGCGACGCTGGACGAGCTGAGCGGCGGGCGGGCGCTGGCCGGGCTCGGCGCCAGCAACGAGCGCTGGATGACCGGCCAGCTGGGCATCCCGTTCGACCGGCCGCTGAGCCGGCTGGCCGAGTCCGTGTCCGTCGTGCGCCGCCTGCTCGCGGGCGAGCACGTCCGGCATTCCGGGCCCGCGTACACCGTCGATGCCGCGCTGTCGTTCCGGCCGCTGCGCCCGGACCTGCCGATCGTGCTCGGCGTCAAGGGTCCGCGAGCGCTGGAGCTGGCGGCGGAGTCGGCCGACGGCGTGCTGCTGTCGATCCTCGCCGGGCCGTCGTACATCGAGTCGGTGCGGTCGGTGGTCGGCCCGTCGATGCGGCTGGCCGGGTACGTCGGGCTGTCGGTCGCCGATTCCGGGGCCGAGGCGCGCGACCGCATCCGGCCGCTGGTCGCCCGGTTCCTCGGCATCCACGGCGATCACCTGATCACCCGGTCCGCCGGGCTGTCGGCGTCGTCGTGCGCGGAGTTCCGGGCCGGGCTGGTCGCGGGTGCGCCGCGGGTCGACCTCGTGACGGACGACCTGCTCGACCGGCTGGTCGCCGCCGGGACGCCGGACGAGGTGGCGGCCGCGTTCGCCCGCTTCGCGGCGGCCGGCCTGGACGTCGCCGTCGTCCGCGACGACCCGGACGTCGCGCCCGAGGAGATCCTGCAGCAGGCCGCCGACGCGATGGCTGGCGGTTCGGTGGGGTCATAG